From a region of the Citricoccus muralis genome:
- a CDS encoding metallopeptidase family protein: MSEEDFDQAVSDALDAIPPALAQRLSNVAVFVEEEYEPEPWEDPGMELLGLYDGIPLTERAEMPFQLPDRIVVFRGPLLRMCSDREELVEEITVTVVHEVAHFFGIDDDTLHALGWG, from the coding sequence ATGTCCGAGGAAGACTTTGACCAGGCCGTGTCCGATGCCCTGGATGCCATCCCTCCCGCGCTGGCCCAACGACTGTCCAACGTGGCGGTCTTCGTGGAGGAGGAGTACGAACCGGAGCCGTGGGAAGACCCGGGGATGGAGCTGCTGGGTCTCTACGACGGCATCCCGCTGACCGAACGGGCTGAGATGCCGTTCCAGCTCCCGGACCGGATCGTGGTCTTCCGGGGTCCGTTGTTGCGGATGTGCAGCGACCGCGAGGAACTCGTCGAGGAGATCACCGTGACCGTGGTCCACGAGGTCGCGCACTTCTTCGGGATCGATGACGACACCCTGCATGCGCTGGGCTGGGGATGA
- a CDS encoding glycoside hydrolase family 13 protein gives MTTGPLSTPPSEARNHPINPWWVDAVIYQVYPRSFADADGDGMGDLAGVTAQLPYLEELGVDAIWLSPFYVSPQRDGGYDVADYRDVDPLFGRLEDAERLLDAAHAAGLRVIVDLVPNHTSSAHPWFVEALSADPNTEAGRAVRDRYMFRPGTGADGAEAPNNWQSTFGGPAWTRSTNPDGTPGDWYLHLFDSSQPDLNWDNAEVRGEFEDILRFWLDRGVDGFRVDVAHGLVKAEGLPDHHARPGMVTDAEPLAAAGDADAGEDVAGHRESNPQDHAHPVPYHDQEGVHEIYRSWNAVLAEYDHDPVLVAEAWVSPLERLFRYVRPGEMHQAFNFTFLLAGWDAVRMSDAITVSVQEAEKVGAPNTWVLSNHDTVRHASRFGLADPTRYPNGLGAEDEQPDEALGWKRGRAAAMIELGLPGSAYIYQGDELGLPEHTTLDDSLRQDPTFVRTEGAEKGRDGCRVPMPWRADAPGFGFAVGHHVNTGPSPVNPNTPATPGHDAGAAPLTAAAPWLPQPESYGTYAADRQVDVVGSTFELYRQLLGVRGELDLGTGAFAWSRFHSPELGVLAFTVATGGGQGGYDLDSGDHIPEKVALVMANMGQTAVEVPEEYAAAIFSHDEAMQDGQLMPDSAAWFLRR, from the coding sequence ATGACCACGGGACCGCTGAGCACCCCACCGTCCGAGGCACGCAACCACCCCATCAACCCCTGGTGGGTTGATGCCGTGATCTACCAGGTCTATCCCCGTTCCTTCGCGGACGCGGACGGGGACGGCATGGGCGATCTCGCCGGCGTGACCGCCCAGTTGCCCTACCTGGAAGAGCTCGGGGTGGACGCGATCTGGCTCTCGCCGTTCTACGTCTCCCCGCAGCGGGACGGCGGCTATGACGTGGCAGACTACCGGGACGTGGACCCCCTCTTCGGCCGTCTCGAGGATGCCGAACGACTGCTGGACGCCGCTCACGCGGCCGGACTCCGGGTGATCGTGGACCTGGTGCCCAACCACACCTCCTCCGCCCATCCCTGGTTCGTCGAGGCACTGTCCGCGGACCCGAACACCGAGGCCGGGCGCGCCGTCCGCGACCGCTACATGTTCCGGCCGGGGACCGGCGCGGACGGCGCGGAGGCTCCGAACAATTGGCAGTCCACCTTCGGCGGGCCGGCCTGGACCCGCTCCACGAATCCAGACGGCACGCCCGGAGACTGGTACCTTCACCTGTTCGATTCCTCCCAACCGGACCTGAACTGGGACAACGCCGAGGTCCGGGGCGAGTTCGAGGACATCCTGCGCTTCTGGCTGGACCGCGGCGTGGACGGCTTCCGCGTGGATGTGGCCCACGGACTCGTCAAGGCCGAGGGCCTGCCGGACCACCATGCCCGCCCCGGCATGGTCACGGATGCCGAGCCCCTCGCCGCCGCAGGGGATGCCGATGCCGGTGAGGACGTCGCCGGCCACCGGGAGTCCAACCCGCAGGACCATGCCCACCCCGTCCCTTATCACGATCAGGAGGGGGTCCACGAGATCTACCGTTCGTGGAACGCCGTCCTGGCGGAGTATGACCACGATCCGGTGCTCGTGGCCGAGGCCTGGGTGTCCCCGCTGGAGCGACTGTTCCGTTACGTCCGGCCGGGCGAGATGCACCAGGCCTTCAACTTCACCTTCCTCCTAGCAGGGTGGGACGCAGTGCGCATGTCCGATGCGATCACGGTCTCTGTCCAGGAGGCCGAGAAGGTCGGGGCGCCGAACACCTGGGTGCTGTCCAACCACGACACGGTCCGGCACGCCTCACGCTTCGGGCTCGCCGACCCCACGCGCTACCCCAACGGCCTCGGAGCCGAGGACGAACAACCGGACGAGGCCCTGGGTTGGAAGCGCGGCCGCGCCGCGGCGATGATCGAGCTGGGGTTGCCCGGATCGGCCTACATCTACCAGGGGGACGAACTCGGCCTGCCCGAGCACACGACCCTGGATGACTCCCTCCGCCAGGACCCCACGTTCGTACGCACCGAGGGCGCGGAGAAGGGCCGGGACGGCTGCCGCGTCCCGATGCCCTGGCGCGCCGACGCACCCGGGTTCGGCTTCGCCGTCGGTCATCACGTCAATACCGGTCCGTCTCCGGTCAACCCGAACACCCCCGCCACCCCCGGGCACGACGCCGGCGCGGCACCTCTCACTGCCGCGGCACCCTGGCTGCCCCAGCCGGAGTCCTACGGGACGTACGCGGCGGACCGGCAGGTCGACGTCGTCGGTTCGACCTTCGAGCTGTATCGGCAGCTGCTCGGCGTCCGCGGGGAGCTGGACCTGGGCACCGGGGCCTTCGCGTGGTCTCGCTTCCACAGCCCCGAGCTCGGCGTGCTGGCGTTCACCGTGGCCACGGGCGGCGGCCAGGGCGGTTATGACCTCGATTCCGGTGACCACATCCCGGAGAAGGTCGCGCTGGTCATGGCCAACATGGGTCAGACGGCGGTGGAGGTCCCCGAGGAGTATGCCGCGGCGATCTTCAGCCACGACGAGGCGATGCAGGACGGGCAGCTGATGCCCGATTCCGCCGCCTGGTTCCTCCGACGCTGA
- a CDS encoding exodeoxyribonuclease III, whose protein sequence is MKIATWNVNSLRARADRVESWLERTDVDVLAIQETKCKDENFPWELFERMDYEVAHFGFSQWNGVAIASRVGLTDVERTFAGQPAFGKGGLDPVQEARAIAATVGTGADAVRLWSLYVPNGRALDDEHMPYKLQWLHVLKEQAAADLAADPNLRLALTGDWNIAPQDEDVWDIQFFRDQGLTHVSAPERAAFHAFEKAGFQDVVRPRHPGPGVYTYWDYTQLRFPKKEGMRIDFVLASPALAGSVTDAWIDREERKGKGASDHAPVVVDLGP, encoded by the coding sequence GTGAAGATCGCGACCTGGAATGTGAACTCCCTCCGTGCCCGAGCCGACCGCGTCGAGTCCTGGCTCGAACGCACCGACGTGGATGTCCTGGCCATCCAGGAGACCAAGTGCAAGGACGAGAACTTCCCCTGGGAGCTCTTCGAGCGCATGGACTACGAGGTGGCCCACTTCGGCTTCTCCCAGTGGAACGGTGTGGCCATCGCCTCCCGCGTGGGCCTGACAGACGTCGAACGGACCTTCGCGGGCCAGCCCGCCTTCGGCAAGGGCGGCCTGGACCCCGTCCAGGAAGCCCGGGCCATCGCCGCGACCGTGGGCACCGGGGCGGACGCGGTGCGACTGTGGTCCCTCTACGTCCCCAACGGCCGAGCCCTCGATGACGAGCACATGCCCTACAAACTGCAGTGGCTCCACGTGCTCAAAGAGCAGGCAGCCGCGGATCTCGCCGCCGACCCGAACCTGCGCCTGGCCCTGACCGGCGACTGGAACATCGCCCCGCAGGACGAGGATGTCTGGGACATCCAGTTCTTCCGGGACCAGGGCCTGACCCACGTGTCCGCACCGGAGCGTGCCGCCTTCCACGCCTTCGAGAAGGCCGGGTTCCAGGACGTCGTCCGCCCGCGCCACCCGGGCCCCGGGGTCTACACCTACTGGGACTACACGCAGTTGCGCTTCCCCAAGAAGGAGGGCATGCGCATCGACTTCGTCCTGGCCTCACCGGCTCTCGCCGGCTCCGTCACGGACGCCTGGATCGACCGTGAGGAGCGCAAGGGCAAGGGCGCCTCGGACCACGCCCCCGTGGTGGTGGACCTCGGCCCCTGA
- a CDS encoding GntR family transcriptional regulator, with protein sequence MDATQPIFRQLALRIEQGIVDGTYPEETQVPSTTEFSAFLRINPATANKGINLLVDTGILYKKRGIGMFVVPGARQKLLSSRREAFTRQYIHPLLTEAARLEITPEDLSEMIRSTAADLTTTADTTRSSL encoded by the coding sequence ATGGACGCCACGCAGCCGATCTTCCGCCAACTGGCGCTCCGGATCGAGCAGGGGATCGTGGACGGAACCTACCCGGAGGAAACGCAGGTGCCCTCCACCACCGAGTTCTCCGCGTTCCTCCGGATCAATCCGGCCACCGCCAACAAGGGGATCAACCTGCTGGTGGACACGGGGATCCTCTACAAGAAACGGGGCATCGGCATGTTCGTGGTGCCCGGTGCCCGGCAGAAGCTGCTGAGCTCCCGCCGCGAGGCCTTCACCCGGCAGTACATCCACCCGTTGCTCACCGAGGCGGCCCGGTTGGAGATCACCCCGGAGGACCTGTCCGAGATGATCCGCAGTACCGCCGCCGATCTCACGACCACCGCAGACACCACCCGATCATCCCTGTAG
- a CDS encoding ATP-binding cassette domain-containing protein, with amino-acid sequence MHVTPNTVPETAPGGINHTARDAPSGTSSGTAAAAPFGAEPASGSSTGTGHAAGALSHEARPLPAGRPINPEAVISVRGLRKSFGRKEILHGLDFDIPANSICGLLGRNGAGKTTALSILSGQDRATQGDVSVMGREPFEDIETASHLCFARENQKYPESFKAGHVLKSAPWFFESWDQDFAERLVRMFRLPVETKIQKLSRGQLSSVAIVVGLASRAPLTFFDEPYLGLDATARQLFYDVMLQDYLEYPRTIVMSTHLIDEAADLLEKVLVIDDGRILMDADADSARSAAFSLSGPAAAVGQLTEGRSVLHSRRIGGLSSVTLAGQPDAGLAAAAAEQHLEIGPVGLQDLVAAIGSRPTDTVGETAGTPKESR; translated from the coding sequence ATGCACGTCACTCCCAACACCGTTCCCGAGACCGCTCCCGGCGGCATCAACCACACCGCACGCGACGCCCCATCCGGCACCTCGTCCGGCACTGCGGCCGCCGCGCCCTTCGGGGCCGAGCCCGCTTCCGGCAGCAGCACCGGCACCGGCCATGCCGCCGGCGCCCTGAGCCACGAGGCCAGGCCGCTGCCGGCCGGGCGGCCGATCAACCCCGAGGCGGTGATCAGCGTGCGCGGGCTGCGGAAGTCCTTCGGCCGCAAGGAGATTCTGCACGGCCTCGACTTCGACATCCCCGCCAACTCCATCTGCGGCCTGCTCGGACGCAACGGCGCCGGCAAGACCACCGCCCTGTCCATCCTCTCCGGACAGGACCGGGCCACCCAGGGGGACGTCTCGGTGATGGGCCGAGAACCCTTCGAGGACATCGAGACGGCCTCCCACCTGTGCTTCGCCCGGGAGAACCAGAAGTACCCGGAGTCCTTCAAGGCCGGGCACGTGCTGAAGTCCGCCCCCTGGTTCTTCGAGAGCTGGGACCAGGACTTCGCCGAACGGCTGGTGAGGATGTTCCGGCTCCCGGTGGAGACCAAGATCCAGAAGCTCTCCCGCGGGCAGCTGTCCTCGGTGGCGATCGTCGTCGGCCTCGCCTCCCGAGCCCCGTTGACGTTCTTCGACGAGCCCTACCTCGGCCTGGACGCCACGGCCCGCCAGTTGTTCTACGACGTGATGTTGCAGGACTACCTGGAGTACCCCCGCACCATCGTGATGTCCACCCACCTCATCGATGAGGCTGCGGACCTGCTGGAGAAGGTCCTGGTGATCGACGACGGCCGGATCCTCATGGACGCCGACGCGGACTCGGCGCGCAGCGCCGCCTTCTCCCTCTCCGGCCCGGCGGCCGCCGTCGGGCAGCTCACGGAGGGCAGGAGCGTCCTGCACTCCCGCCGGATCGGCGGCCTGTCCTCCGTCACCCTGGCCGGGCAGCCCGACGCCGGCCTGGCCGCCGCCGCGGCCGAGCAACACCTGGAGATCGGTCCAGTCGGGCTCCAGGACCTGGTGGCCGCGATCGGCTCGAGGCCCACCGACACCGTGGGCGAGACCGCCGGAACCCCGAAGGAGTCACGATGA
- the nadE gene encoding ammonia-dependent NAD(+) synthetase, protein MRELQREIIAEMGVSPEIDPAVEAARRVAFLQDYLRTTGAQGFVLGISGGLDSTLAGRLAQLAVEGLRAEGEQAEFVAVRLPYNVQHDEDDARAALDFIGADREVTYDIAAAVDGFESEFAAAIGEPISDFNKGNVKARVRMVAQYAIAGGRGLLVIGTDQAAESVTGFFTKYGDGGADVLPLFGLNKRQNRELLQHLGAAERLWAKVPTADLLDGKPGQTDEAELGLDYDTIDDYLEGRTIPDEAAQKLESIYLRSRHKRTTPVTILDGWWRG, encoded by the coding sequence ATGCGTGAACTGCAGCGAGAGATCATCGCCGAGATGGGCGTCAGCCCCGAGATCGATCCGGCCGTCGAGGCGGCCAGACGCGTGGCCTTCCTCCAGGACTATCTCCGGACCACCGGAGCCCAGGGATTCGTCCTCGGCATCTCCGGAGGCCTGGACTCCACCCTGGCTGGCCGTTTGGCGCAGCTGGCCGTCGAGGGGCTCCGCGCCGAAGGCGAGCAGGCCGAATTCGTCGCGGTCCGCCTGCCCTACAACGTGCAGCACGACGAGGACGACGCCCGGGCCGCCCTGGATTTCATCGGCGCTGACCGCGAGGTCACCTATGACATCGCCGCCGCCGTGGACGGGTTCGAGTCCGAGTTCGCCGCCGCCATCGGTGAACCGATCTCCGACTTCAACAAGGGCAACGTCAAGGCGCGTGTGCGCATGGTCGCCCAGTATGCGATCGCCGGGGGCCGTGGCCTCCTGGTGATCGGCACGGACCAGGCTGCCGAGTCCGTGACCGGATTCTTCACCAAGTACGGAGACGGCGGCGCGGACGTGCTGCCGCTGTTCGGCTTGAACAAGCGCCAGAACCGTGAGCTGCTCCAGCACCTCGGCGCGGCTGAGAGGCTGTGGGCCAAGGTGCCCACGGCGGACCTGCTGGACGGCAAGCCGGGCCAGACCGACGAGGCCGAGCTCGGCCTGGACTATGACACGATCGACGACTACCTGGAGGGCAGGACCATCCCGGACGAGGCCGCTCAGAAGTTGGAATCGATCTACCTGCGCTCCCGGCACAAGCGCACCACTCCGGTGACCATCCTGGACGGCTGGTGGCGTGGCTGA
- a CDS encoding MarR family winged helix-turn-helix transcriptional regulator: MSDPIDRDAPSGNPTEQMLSYWINLVDTLLTTRVNESLAEHGLTRAQWQLMNTLTARPQTTEELSQSLAPAAATTEEGPRTVEEHLDELVESGWLVAEGGMYTLTSTGRTSGERVAAVVEELRAEITEGFDDSEYQMVVQALKTMARNLGWEHA; this comes from the coding sequence ATGAGTGACCCCATTGACCGGGACGCCCCGTCGGGCAACCCCACCGAACAGATGCTCAGCTACTGGATCAACCTGGTGGACACCCTGCTGACCACGCGCGTCAACGAGTCCCTTGCCGAACACGGGCTCACGCGCGCGCAGTGGCAGTTGATGAACACCCTGACGGCCCGGCCCCAGACCACCGAGGAACTCAGCCAGTCACTGGCGCCCGCCGCGGCCACCACCGAGGAGGGGCCGCGGACGGTGGAAGAGCACCTGGACGAGCTCGTCGAGTCCGGCTGGCTGGTGGCCGAGGGCGGGATGTACACCCTGACCAGCACGGGGCGCACGTCCGGCGAGCGCGTGGCCGCCGTGGTGGAGGAGCTGCGAGCGGAGATCACCGAGGGGTTCGATGACAGCGAGTACCAGATGGTCGTCCAGGCGCTGAAGACCATGGCCAGGAACCTCGGCTGGGAACACGCCTGA
- the pyrE gene encoding orotate phosphoribosyltransferase, with protein MESMTTQTQDRARLLELIKELAVVRGRVTLSSGKEADYYIDLRRITLHHEAAPLVGRVMLDLLDEAGVEAQAVGGLTMGADPVGTAMLHEAGRQGRALDAFVVRKAQKSYGMGRQVEGPSVEGRPVVVLEDTSTTGGSALTAVEGVRQAGGQVQAVAVIVDRDTGAAERIEEEAGVKYLYAFGKDELGLD; from the coding sequence ATGGAGTCCATGACGACTCAGACTCAGGACCGTGCCCGACTGCTGGAACTCATCAAGGAGCTGGCCGTGGTGCGCGGAAGGGTCACCCTCTCCTCCGGCAAGGAGGCCGACTACTACATCGACCTGCGCCGCATCACCCTCCACCACGAGGCCGCCCCGCTGGTGGGCCGGGTCATGCTGGACCTGCTGGACGAGGCCGGCGTCGAGGCCCAGGCCGTCGGCGGCCTGACCATGGGCGCGGATCCGGTCGGCACCGCCATGCTGCACGAGGCCGGCCGCCAGGGCCGGGCCCTGGACGCCTTCGTGGTCCGCAAGGCGCAGAAGTCCTACGGCATGGGCCGTCAGGTGGAGGGACCGTCCGTGGAAGGGCGCCCCGTCGTCGTCCTCGAGGACACCTCCACCACCGGCGGATCGGCGTTGACCGCCGTCGAGGGAGTCCGCCAGGCCGGCGGCCAGGTGCAGGCTGTTGCCGTGATCGTGGACCGGGACACCGGCGCCGCCGAACGCATCGAGGAGGAGGCCGGCGTGAAGTACCTCTATGCCTTCGGCAAGGACGAACTCGGCCTCGACTGA
- a CDS encoding magnesium and cobalt transport protein CorA, with translation MTIVDNAIYKDGQRILAPTSLQETFEQCKRLGGMAWVGLYRPDEAELQEVAHELNLHELAVEDALVGGQRAKLERYDDDRFFVLIPARYLDETETVEFGELNVFVGSDFVVTVRHSEVPDLSRVRRHLEEQRPELLSAGTSAVVHGILDSVVDDYFPVAEGLENDIAEIEDEIFAGDGNVTRRIYELSREVVGFQRAIRSLPHMLETMIEALSGDQGAHPDKVEVVRKLRDVHDHTVLLNDRVASMRTMLEHALELDSTLTSKKLAEVSVAQNEQVKRISSWAAIIFAPQLVGSIYGMNFDLMPELHWVWGYPFALGLMLAVALTLFVLFRKNDWL, from the coding sequence GTGACCATCGTCGACAACGCCATCTACAAGGACGGCCAGCGCATCCTGGCGCCCACCTCGCTGCAGGAGACCTTCGAGCAGTGCAAACGGCTCGGCGGGATGGCGTGGGTAGGGCTGTACCGGCCGGATGAGGCCGAGTTGCAGGAGGTGGCGCACGAGCTCAACCTGCACGAGCTGGCCGTGGAGGACGCCCTGGTCGGCGGGCAGCGGGCCAAGCTCGAGCGCTATGACGATGACCGGTTCTTCGTGCTCATCCCCGCCCGGTACCTGGACGAGACGGAGACGGTGGAGTTCGGTGAGCTCAACGTGTTCGTCGGCAGCGACTTCGTGGTCACGGTCCGCCATTCGGAGGTCCCGGACCTCTCCCGGGTCCGGCGCCACCTGGAGGAGCAACGGCCGGAACTGCTCTCCGCCGGAACATCCGCCGTGGTGCACGGGATCCTCGACTCCGTGGTGGACGACTACTTCCCCGTGGCCGAGGGCCTGGAGAACGACATCGCCGAGATCGAGGACGAGATCTTCGCCGGGGACGGCAACGTGACCCGCCGCATCTACGAGCTCTCCCGCGAGGTAGTGGGCTTCCAGCGGGCCATCCGGTCCCTGCCGCACATGCTGGAGACCATGATCGAGGCCCTCAGCGGGGACCAGGGTGCCCATCCGGACAAGGTCGAGGTGGTCCGCAAGCTGCGCGACGTGCACGATCACACCGTGCTGCTCAACGACCGGGTCGCCTCCATGCGCACGATGCTCGAGCATGCCCTGGAACTGGACTCCACCTTGACCTCGAAGAAGCTTGCCGAGGTGTCCGTGGCGCAGAACGAGCAGGTCAAGCGCATCTCATCCTGGGCGGCCATCATCTTCGCCCCGCAGCTGGTGGGCTCGATCTACGGCATGAACTTCGACCTCATGCCCGAACTGCACTGGGTGTGGGGCTACCCGTTCGCCCTGGGGCTGATGCTGGCGGTGGCGCTGACGTTGTTCGTCCTGTTCCGCAAGAACGACTGGCTGTAG
- a CDS encoding TrmH family RNA methyltransferase → MRDAPENGGADVGPGIDAAPEREVGVGPWEGDWPTGEQWDPELLREGDRRNVADHYRYWALEAIVADLDTKRHTFHVAIENWQHDLNIGTVVRTANAFNAAGVHIIGRRRWNRRGAMVTDRYLHVHHHPTVEDFTAWAAAEGLAVIGIDIFPDSVPLETYDLPERCVLVFGQEGPGLSEEVHAAAEATLSIAQYGSTRSINAGVAAGIAMHAWIRRHAVLS, encoded by the coding sequence GTGCGGGACGCACCGGAGAACGGTGGCGCCGACGTCGGGCCCGGGATTGATGCCGCACCCGAGCGTGAGGTGGGGGTGGGCCCCTGGGAGGGTGATTGGCCCACGGGGGAGCAGTGGGACCCTGAACTCCTGCGTGAGGGCGACCGGCGCAACGTGGCAGACCACTACCGGTACTGGGCGCTCGAGGCGATCGTGGCGGACCTGGACACCAAGCGGCACACGTTCCACGTGGCGATCGAGAACTGGCAGCACGACCTGAACATCGGCACCGTGGTGCGCACCGCCAATGCCTTCAATGCCGCTGGCGTGCACATCATCGGCCGGCGCCGCTGGAACCGCCGCGGGGCCATGGTCACGGACCGCTATCTGCACGTGCACCACCACCCCACCGTGGAGGACTTCACGGCCTGGGCGGCGGCCGAAGGGCTGGCCGTGATCGGCATCGACATCTTCCCGGACTCCGTGCCCTTGGAAACGTATGACCTGCCCGAGCGGTGCGTGCTGGTGTTCGGCCAGGAGGGGCCCGGGCTGTCAGAGGAGGTGCACGCTGCGGCCGAGGCCACGCTGTCCATCGCGCAATACGGATCCACCCGGTCGATCAACGCCGGGGTGGCCGCCGGAATCGCCATGCACGCCTGGATCCGGCGTCATGCTGTCCTCTCGTGA
- a CDS encoding lipase family protein, with product MALPAVALGLTASLFASALSASAAPAETLSESQEAAVEDVADAEVQDRAEAMEELAETTDTDFYATPATLPDSPGTLIRSEAMDFYLDPVKLIRHPATATRILYSSTNASGEVVPVSGTILVPHAAWKGKGERPVIGYGVGTQGLADRCAPSRALSTGQEYEGLVVSSLLSQGYTVVATDYEGLGTEGQHTYMVRESQGHAVLDSLRAAAQLPDSGVTAETPAALAGYSQGGGATASAAELAPGYAPELNLKGAYAGAVPADLFAVGDLIDGSLYSEFLQFAMGGQFAAAGIDPAAYLNEDGLEVLDEASENCTVDGLLEHPFLDSSDLTLAGQHLKDLIRSDATLETVISEQRIGDDRSPEIPVVISHSVLDDVIPYSTGRGLAGRWCDEGATVSLDTTGLPTHIGGYVGGIPRMTAFLQARFAGWSPVDSCWRL from the coding sequence GTGGCTCTGCCCGCCGTGGCCCTCGGACTGACGGCCAGCCTGTTCGCCTCGGCACTCTCGGCCTCCGCCGCGCCGGCCGAGACCCTCTCCGAGTCCCAGGAGGCCGCCGTCGAGGACGTGGCGGACGCCGAGGTCCAGGACCGCGCCGAGGCCATGGAGGAACTGGCCGAGACCACGGACACCGACTTCTACGCGACTCCGGCCACCCTGCCGGACAGCCCCGGTACCCTGATCCGCTCGGAAGCCATGGACTTCTATCTGGACCCGGTCAAGCTCATCAGGCATCCGGCCACCGCCACCAGGATCCTCTACTCATCCACCAACGCCTCCGGGGAAGTTGTCCCCGTCAGCGGCACAATATTGGTCCCCCATGCGGCGTGGAAGGGCAAGGGCGAGCGCCCGGTGATCGGCTATGGCGTGGGCACTCAGGGCCTGGCGGACCGATGCGCTCCCTCCCGTGCCCTGTCCACGGGCCAGGAGTACGAGGGCCTGGTCGTCTCCTCCCTGCTCTCCCAGGGCTACACCGTGGTGGCCACCGACTACGAGGGCCTGGGCACCGAGGGACAACACACCTACATGGTCCGCGAATCACAGGGTCACGCGGTGCTCGATTCCCTGCGCGCCGCCGCCCAACTGCCGGATTCCGGCGTCACCGCCGAGACGCCGGCGGCCCTCGCCGGGTACTCCCAAGGCGGTGGGGCCACCGCCTCCGCCGCAGAGCTCGCACCCGGCTACGCCCCGGAGCTGAACCTGAAGGGTGCGTATGCGGGCGCCGTCCCGGCCGACCTCTTCGCCGTGGGGGATCTCATCGACGGCTCCCTATACTCCGAGTTCCTGCAGTTCGCCATGGGCGGCCAGTTCGCCGCGGCCGGGATCGACCCCGCCGCCTACCTCAACGAGGACGGCCTGGAGGTCCTGGACGAGGCCTCCGAGAACTGCACCGTGGACGGGCTCCTCGAGCACCCCTTCCTGGATTCGAGCGACCTCACCCTCGCCGGCCAGCACCTCAAGGATCTGATCCGCAGTGACGCCACCCTGGAGACGGTCATCTCCGAACAGCGGATCGGCGATGACCGTTCCCCGGAGATCCCGGTCGTCATCTCGCATTCAGTCCTGGATGACGTCATCCCCTACTCCACCGGCCGGGGCCTGGCGGGGCGTTGGTGCGATGAGGGGGCCACCGTGTCACTGGACACCACTGGCCTGCCGACCCACATCGGCGGCTACGTCGGCGGGATCCCGCGGATGACCGCGTTCCTGCAGGCCCGGTTCGCCGGCTGGTCGCCCGTCGACTCCTGCTGGCGGCTCTGA
- the fbaA gene encoding class II fructose-bisphosphate aldolase codes for MPIATPDKYAEMIDSAKNGGYAYPAINVTSSQTLNAAIRGFAEAGSDGIIQASTGGAAYFSGSSVKDMVTGSLAMVAFAREVAKNYGVNIALHTDHCPKDKLDGFVMPLLDASEAEVKAGRDPFFNSHMWDGSAETLEENLRIGRELLARTHANRQILEVEIGVVGGEEDGVAHEINDKLYTSVADGLATIEALGAGENGRYITALTFGNVHGVYKPGNVKLRPEILDEIQREVGASIGQDRPFDLVFHGGSGSSAQEISDAVSYGVIKMNVDTDTQYAFTRPVVTHMFQNYDGVLKVDGEVGNKKLYDPRTWGAKAEEAMATRVGQACQELGSAGQSIG; via the coding sequence ATGCCCATCGCTACCCCGGACAAATACGCCGAGATGATCGACTCCGCCAAGAACGGCGGCTACGCCTATCCGGCCATCAACGTCACGAGCTCCCAGACGCTCAACGCCGCGATCCGGGGCTTCGCGGAGGCCGGTTCAGACGGCATCATCCAGGCCTCCACGGGCGGCGCGGCCTACTTCTCCGGCTCCTCCGTGAAGGACATGGTGACCGGCTCGCTGGCCATGGTGGCCTTCGCCCGCGAGGTGGCCAAGAACTACGGCGTCAACATCGCGCTGCACACGGACCACTGCCCGAAGGACAAGCTGGACGGCTTCGTCATGCCGCTGCTGGACGCCTCCGAAGCTGAGGTCAAAGCCGGCCGTGACCCGTTCTTCAACTCCCACATGTGGGACGGCTCAGCCGAGACCCTTGAGGAGAACCTGCGCATCGGCCGCGAGCTGCTGGCCCGCACCCACGCCAACCGGCAGATCCTCGAGGTGGAGATCGGCGTGGTCGGCGGCGAGGAGGATGGCGTGGCCCATGAGATCAATGACAAGCTCTACACCTCCGTGGCGGACGGCCTGGCCACCATTGAGGCTCTCGGTGCCGGGGAGAACGGCCGCTACATCACGGCCCTGACCTTCGGCAACGTCCACGGCGTGTACAAGCCGGGCAACGTCAAGCTGCGCCCGGAGATCCTGGACGAGATCCAGCGCGAGGTCGGTGCCAGCATCGGCCAGGACCGCCCCTTCGATCTGGTCTTCCACGGCGGTTCCGGCTCCTCAGCCCAGGAGATCTCGGACGCGGTGTCCTACGGCGTCATCAAGATGAACGTGGACACGGACACCCAGTACGCCTTCACCCGCCCCGTGGTGACGCACATGTTCCAGAACTACGACGGCGTCCTGAAGGTCGACGGCGAGGTCGGCAACAAGAAGCTCTACGACCCGCGCACCTGGGGTGCCAAGGCCGAGGAGGCCATGGCCACCCGCGTGGGGCAGGCCTGCCAGGAACTCGGCTCTGCGGGTCAGTCCATCGGATAA